The region TTTATATATTTCATTCAGCTTAGATACTTCATCTCTAATCATGCTATGGTGTAATTTTTTTATATCGTCTAACGATATTTTTTTATCTCCAATTATTTCAGGGAGTGAAATCATTATAGAAGTTGCGGGGGAACTTGGTTTGCCACCTTTGCGATTTAGCTTAATTCTTGTTGTATGAAAGTTGGAAATATTTATGATATTTCTTAACTTCCTATCAACATCAGTCTGATCATCAAACACTATCGTCTTGTGATTATCAGAGCTATGATTAAGGTGTGTGTCGTTTCTATCAGTTATATAATCTGTAATCTTTATCAAATCATTTATAGACTTCATTGATAAAAACTGAGTATAAAAGTTCTTTGGGTTTCGTTTCATAATTATCCTTTTTGGACAATTATGACGCACCAAATAAACTTTCTTTTAAATGATACAAACCACTATCCTCAGCCGTTCTCTATCAAGATAGCAAACCTCGGTGGTTAGCTATCATTGTGAAGTATTCCATACTTTCAAAACGGTTTAAGAGAGAGAAAATTTTATCACTAAAAATGACGATACATTCTTCTTCTAATAATGTTATCTTCACTTGCAAAACATTCAAAAACAACATGACTTATAAAAGCCATATCTTTTATAAGTTTATTCTCTTGATATAAAGGTGTTTTATCTCTATACTTATTGCAATATTTTGTAATATCAGAATAAGAATGTGTATATTTTTGATTATCTCTTCTTAAAAAATAATCATATTTTTCTTCATAATCTGGATATTTTTCTTTAAAATTATTTCTAAACTCAACCATATCTTTATCTTGAATATAGATATCTTCATTTGTATAATCAGTTTTAGCAAGAGCTTCATTTGTAAAAACTAAAAATTGTTTATACTCAAAAAATTCTATTCTTTTTGATAAATCTTCCCTATCTCTATCTTTTTCTAATAAATGTTTATCTGAAAAAAAGTTATCCATAAAATAATTTCCAATATCAAAATCATTATATAAACCATAAGAATTTCTCAAATAGGTTAAAACAAGATTACTTCTTCTAAAATCTATCCCAGCATCTTCAAATTTTAGTTTCAAATATTCTTTATAATTAAAATCCTTATCACTATCTTGTTTGTCTAATCTATTTAATATTAAAACAACAGGTAAATCACTATTAATATTTTGAATATATTTTATTGTTTCAATAGTATCAACTATTGTTTCATACCCAAAATCTAATGGGACAACAGCAACTTTTGCATCACTTTCAATAAATCTTTTTACAAAAGCTTTATTATATTCAGCACCAATATCAAAAATACCTTCTCTTTTAGAAGTAGTTATTTTACCTACATCTTCAAAAAATATTCTATGTTCTTCATCAAACATAAAACTATCTTCTTTTACAAAGATTGGAATCTCAAGTAATCTACCTAAATTATATGTCAATGTGGTGCAACCAACACCATGCTTTTTATTCATAACTAAAATCATAAAAGCATTATATCTTTAAAAAATGATTATTCCATTTTTAGAAACTACGTAATTTAGATACTTCGAAGTATGTAATCTCAGACTGACACAATTCCATTAACAATCAAAAGTTGCTCAAAGGTGAATATTTCATTAAAGAGTCAGATTCAAAAATACTTCAAAGGAATTAAAATGAAAACAAGTAAACCAAATAATGTATACAACCAAAACCAAAGTCTTTCTAGAAGTCAGGTAAGTAAATTTAAAAAAGTTTCAAACTTATTATCAATTGACGGAATTAGTGAGAAAAGTAAACAACTTATTAAAATGATAAGTGAAAAAGTATTTGACACTACTTTTGGAAATGATAAATTGTCAAAAAAATTCAACTCAATGCTAAACAGTATTGTCAAAACAGATAAGTCACTTGTAGATTTAGAAATCTCTTTACTATCTAAGGTTTTTACACTAATGGTAGAAAAAAGTAGTGATTTTGTAAGTGTAAATAAATCTTGTTTTCCTATGAAAAACAAAAAAAGTATAGTGATACATTATATTCAAAACCTAATCACTTCTGAAAATGATTTTGATAAAAATGAATTACAAAATTTTGTAAATCGTCTTCAAAATTCTAATGATATGGTTAATTATTACTACCTAAATATGACTCAAAGAAATATGACTAATATTGAATTAGTTGAATCAATGAGGAACCTACTAACGGGTCATAAACGAGTTAATTCATACTCATTATTTAATTTGTCTGGTGGTAAAGGACAATTTATTGGTTCTGTCCAAAATGTAATTCAACAACACACTAACCTTAGTAATGTTAATAGATTGATTATTCCATTTGGAGGAAGTGGAATGGACTTTATGAATGTTACACCAGTCTTACAACAAGGAACACAAGTCATTTTAAATTCCATCAATAAGACAAACTCTCAACTCTTCGTAGATATTAAAGATAATAGACAAGAGTTAATAGACAGAGTTTTATCCCTTGAAGTTGAATTTATCAATTATTCTCTGGGTATTACTGATAAAAAAGAAAGATTAGATACATATCAAGAGTTTTTTAAAGAAAAACTGGAAGAACTAAATAGATTTGAAAGTCTTGGTATATATGGGATAGAAACGAGTGTATTGTTCATATTTTTGTCTAATAAATCGTATGGTGGTAATTTAGAATGGATTAATGGTATCACATATATTCCAACTGGTAAATGTAGTAGTAAGTATGAAAAATCAGTAGTCTCAAAAATTGAATACTTTGGGTATTGGTTAGACCAGTTTAATGTAGTTGTCGAGTGTGAGGACTATACAACTATTCTAGATAAATATGACAATGAAAATTCACTAACAATCTCTGACCCTTTATATGTAAAGGAGAATGAGAGTGAATTACTTCAAACTCGTGTTACATATGGAGAAGACAAGTTTCCACACCGTCAATGTGTTGATTACACAATGGGGTTAAAAGGACAATTTATCTATCACAACTACAATAATTCAAAATTAATTGAGTTGTTCTCAAAAAGAAGTGATATAGGTTCTGTTCAACATAAAAAATCTATACAAAATACAGAGTCAGTAAATGGTAAAAAACCAAAATGTGTAGAACTTATATTTTTCACAAAACAAGTTAATACTCAAAGTCTAAATAACAATGATTATCAACCACTTCAATTAGTGTCTTAACCCTTATTTAGTGGAACTAACCCACTCTAAACCCTATGAACAAATAGAATAGTTATTTATCAAAGATAACTATTGACATAAAAAAGAGAGTGAAAATGAAAACTAAAGAAGAAGTGTATTTGAAACATACAGGTATGAGTGAAAAGAAGTTCATTATTGATTTTAAAAATAAAACATATAGAAAGATTGGTAGAAAACCCAACAAGAGAGAAGTGAAAATGGTTGTTGATACTTTTGAACTAATGACAAAATATGAGAATAACGAAATATCTCTTGAAACTTTTGTATTGGAATCATCAAAAGAGATACCTAATCTTCAAATTATTAAAGGAGGGAGAATATTATGAGTAAAAAAGGAAGAAGTATATTTATAGAAGTAAAAGATAAAAAAGTAATGAAATATTTAAAATCTATGTATCAAGATTTCAAAGATTATCCAGTTCAAAATGAAGAAGTGAATGAATTTATAGATTCACTAAGAAAAGTAGTTAATAATAACAAAATGAACCTTATTTCAGGTGGATTAATTTATGACTATGTATCAAGTCAGTTAGAAAATGATTGTGATTACTATATAGAAGCTAATTTAGAGTCACAACCAAATATTCCAGTATTAGAAAATATAGAAATGGTAAAAAATTTATATAAAGAATGGAAATATTTAAATGAGTGGTTTGAAAAGAGATTTTCATTAAAAAATAGTAATTATGGACTAACAACAATCACATTAAAGGAGGTAGTGTAGTGAGAGAAGGTATTAAAGAATTAGAAGAGTTGTATGAAGTAATGACTAAATTAGAACATCTACATATCATACATGAAGATTTATTATATGTTTCCGACAACTTGATGAATAATTGGTTTAAAACCATTGAAATAGACAGAAGTATATTAGAACAATATGTTGAAGATTATGATATCCAGTCGTGGTATTATTTTTCAATTAATGAGAACCCTAAAAATATTAAAGCCATAGTCCAAAGATTAAGAATTACAACGAAATGTTGTATATATACAGATACATATTGTCAAGAAACGATATTAAAAGAGATAGATAATTATGCCGAATGATTGTCTAAATAACTTAGAAGTTAGTGGGAATAAAACAGAGGTTGAGGATTTTATGAAGAAAATATCAGACTCAGATAAAGAAGTGTGTTTTGACATTCTTATACCCTCTCCAAGTGATACAAAAGATATTCTTGATTGGAATGTTGATAACTATGGAACAAAGTGGAACGGATATGAAAGCCAATTTAATAATGAAGGTGTATCTTTTTACACAGCTTGGAGTCCCCCGTTGATTTTTTTTGACACAGTATCAAAAAAATATCCATATTTGACATTTACTCTTACTTATTTTGAACCTGGATGTGATTTTTCTGGTATCACAATATTTAATAATGGGTTTAGAATAAGAGATGAATGGGGTACATGTGAAAGTGAAGTATCAAGAAAAATATTTGGAAATGAATTTATAGATTCATTTTTTGATGATGAAGATGAAATTAAAGAAGAGTTGGAAGAGATATGAAATCACTTATTGAACTAAAGGTATATTTAATTAATAAGTATCTAAATAAAGATTATAGACTGGATGATATAACTGCACAAGTTTTAGGTGGGGAGAAAATAGAATACTATTATTTAAATAGTCTCCTTTTTCAAGCTATAGAGAAGTCTTTAAAAGTGTATGAACCTTTACTATTGTTAGGAACAACAGAAAGTATAGAAAAAAAGATTAACTATCTTAAGGAAATAGTTGAAAAATGGAATGAGAATGAATCAAAATACAATGAAAAATATATTGAAGATTTTGTAAAAGATTATCATATTGAAACAACTGAAATTGACAATATGATATTAACACTTATAAACAATAGTCTTAGGAGTAAATAATGAGTAAAAAAATAGGATTTGATGAGTTCACATTTGTTTTACATAGATACCCATTAGAAGTGGAAATATCTAATGAAGATTACAAACTATTAGAAAATAAAGACATTACTTTAGAAGATATTATTGATAAATATGATGTTGAATACGATGGGTATTCAGAACAATTGGATGATTGTGAAATTGAAGACTATCATTATGAAAACTTGCATTTTGGATTAGAAACCTATGGAGATTGGGAGGATATTACTTAGAAAATAAAACTATAAATAAATTTGAAAAAGGAAAAAATTATGATAGAAGAAATTAAAATAGTTAATCAGTTATTAGAAATAAAAAAAATATTATTACAACAACAAGGTTTTATCAATTTATTATTACCAAAAAAAGTATCAATTTCTTATCTTGTTGATAAAACTGGTAAGTCAAGACAGTCAATAAGAGAGTATTTAATAAATAATTTTGAACCTGAAGTTGATTTTTGGAAAGAAGGTGCTAAGATCTATATGTCCCGTGAGACTGCAATTACAATCCAATTAAGGGGTTAGTAATGGCAAGAGGAGATGGTAAATTATATTTACGAGGTAATACAATCTGGGTTCGAGGTTCAATTAACGGAAAATTGTATCGAAGGACAACAGATAAAACATATAGTTCTTTGACAAAAAAATGGTTTGAAACTACAAAGGGTATTGATGTCTTAAAAGGTATTTTAGAAGAAGAAACTTCTTCTTTATCTTTAAAGAATATTAGTTTGGAAAAATTTGGATTTGAAGTTATAAATTTAACTTCTGAGAGAAGAGGAGAATCTTCACAAAAAGATACTCTTAGAGTTTTTAACAAACATATACTTCCGTATTTTAGACATTATGCTATGAGTGATATAAAACCAATAGATATTATTAATTTTATAAGAAAATTAAAAGAAAAAATGTCTGAGGAGAGAGTAAAACGAGCTAAGAACATACTTGGTTCAATCCTATCTTATGCGTATGATAATGACATTATTGAAAAGAATCCAGTAGATAGCAAAACTGTTAAAGATATAAAATTCAATACAAATCCAAAAGATAATAGAGTTTATACTACTGATGAGGTAAATTTGATGTTGTCTAAATCATATGGTTGGTTACGAGTTTTCCTTGAAATTTCATTCACTTCAGGGCTTCGTGTCGGAGAGGTAATGGCACTTAAGTGGAGTGATATTACCCTTGAAAATGGACTTATGCTTGTAAGTAGAAGTATTTCAAAAGGTAAAATTACAGAGGGAAGTAGTGGAGATAAAAATCACGACAGAACAATACCACTTCTACCTAGAACATTAAAAGTGTTGAAAAACTATTACGAAGTTCGCCCATCTAATGAATGGTTGTTTATTAATAAAGATTCAAGACCTTTTAGAGAATCAAAAACGATAGTGGATTATCACTTTAAACCGTTCCTTGAATCTATAGGTGTTGAGTATAAAACTTTACAAGCAAACAGAAGAACATATGCTTCTATTATGAGTTTTGGTGGAAGTGATTTAAGTCAAACAAAAAAGATAATGGGGCATAGTGAAAACTCGAATACTATCAATAAACACTATATAAAACAAGGTGTTCTAAATAACGAAAATTATTCTAATATAGCTAATAATTCAGAAGATATATTTAATAGAATGATTGGAGCTAAATAAAACTATGATAATATTTCTTAAGTGAAATGGAAATTAACTTGCACAAAAGTGGCACAGTTAAAAGTCTTAGTCCTATTTTATAGGGTTAGATGGACTTTTTCCCACCATTGAGGGGGTAGTGCCTTACGGGTGTGAGAGTTCAAATCTCTCCGATCGCACCACTCTTTACTTCCTGAATAAACTTCTTTGTTATCTTAAAAAATTATGATACATATAAAAAAAATATAATGCTAGTTTTGCAAAAAGATATAACTTGCTATAATCTTATTTATGAAATATTTATTAATTACATTTATTCTTTTGTTTAGCGCTTGTAGTACTAAGAATTATGAGATTACTAAAACAAAAGTTATTATTATAAAATCTCCAAAGATTAAGTTTGCAGACATTGGTTATATAAGAAATACCGGTAAATCTATAGAATTAGAGCTTTTTGTGGCTGGAAAGATGATAGAAAAAATTACCATTAACCATCTGATATGTACAAGTGAAGGGTGTATGACAAAGGGCGGTTTTAATGAAGATTATTTGCATGAGTCATATCCTTTAGGAATATTACAAAATATAATTTTAGGAAATGCGATATATGAAGGTAAAAATAAGACTGATTTAGAAGATGGTTTTGAGCAACATATAGAAGATGAAAACGTAAATATAAGATATAAAGTGAGTAAAAATGTAACTTTCTTTAAAGATATGAAAAATAAAATAATATTTAAATTCAAGGATATAAATAATGACTAGTAAAAAATTTGTAGGAGCGCATACATCAGCTAGTGGTGGGGTTTTTAACGCCGTCACAAACGCACAAAAAATAGGAGCTAAGGCTTTTGCACTATTTACAAAAAATCAAAGACAGTGGGTGGCAAAAGATTTAGATGCTCAAACTATAGATAAATTTAAATATGCACTTCAAGAGAGCGGAATTTTACCAAAGCATGTGTTACCACACGACTCATACCTTATAAATCTTGGACATCCTGAAGTAGATAAATTAGAAAAATCACGATTGGCTTTTGTGGATGAACTTCAAAGATGCGAACAGCTTGGACTAGATCGTTTGAACTTTCATCCTGGTAGCCATCTAAAACTTATAAGTGAAGATGAGTGTTTGAGAGTGATTTCAGAGTCTATAAATATGGCGCTTGATAAAACAGACTCAGTTAAAGCAGTTATAGAAAACACCGCAGGGCAGGGTAGCAACCTTGGATATACGTTTGAGCAACTTGCACAAATTATAGATAAAGTAGAAGATAAAAGTAGAGTCGGCATCTGTATAGACACTTGTCATATGTTTGTAGCAGGTTACGATATACGAACAAGAGAGGCCTACGATAAAACATGGAATGACTTTGGAAATATTGTTGGATTTGAGTATTTAATGGGAATGCATATTAATGATTCAAAACCACCATTAGGTTCTAAAAAAGATAGACATCATTCTATAGGTAAGGGTGAAATAGGACTTGATGCTTTCGGATTTATCATGAATGATGATAGAATGAATGATATACCGCTTATACTTGAAACCATAGATGATAGCATCTGGAAAGAAGAGATAGAGTTACTTTATTCACTTGAAAATTAAGCTAACAATGTGTAGTATTGTTACTGATTTTTTTAAATAAGGGGAAAAAATGAAAAAAATTGCTCTATTATCATTGGTGGCTAGTTCGATGTTGATGGCTGGGGGATATAAAATTCCAGAAACATCATTAAATGCTGTAGCACTAAGTGCTGCAAATATTGCACATACAAAAAGTGCAGATGCAGCTTATTATAATCCTGCAAATATGGTTTTTATGGAAGATAAAAATCATCTTGAAGCAGATTTAACATATATTGGCCTAGATGCTATTAAGTATAAAGGTTCGATTATTACACCAAAAAGCGCTACTGTTGTTGCAGGACAAGACCTTGATTCTAAGAGTGAAAAATTCTTAGTTCCTTCTATCCATTATGTATCTGGTAAAGCTGGAGAGACTCGAATAGGTTTAAGTATTACAGCTCCTGGTGGATTGTCTAAGAGATGGGATAAAGAACCTGCAAGAACTTCAGCGGAAGAATTTACACTTGAGATAGTAGAGATAAATCCAACTGTAGCTATTCCAATAAACGACAAAGTTGCATTTGCATTTGGATTTAGAATTGTTCATACTTCTGGTGTTGTAAAGAGTAGTGGGACATCAGAGGTTAATGCCACCCCTCCTTTATATAGTACTCTAACAAGAGATTTAACGGGTGATTCTATTGATTATGGTTACAACTTTGCACTTGCTTATAAGCCTACAAAAGATTTAGAGATGGCTTTTACGTATCGTTCTCAAGTGAACCTAACAGTTGAGGGTGATGCAAAACTAAGTTCTACTGCAGTACCTGCAGGCTTAATTCCAGCAGGTTCATACGATGGAATAGCTAGTGTTACTATTCCTCTTCCTGCTACAGCTTCTTTAGCTTTAGCTTATACATTTCCATCAAAGACTACAGTTGAATTTGTTTATGAGAGAAATATGTGGTCTGCATACAAAGATTTAGATTTTGATTATGATGGTACGATTACACATCCTATATTAACATCAGCTTTTGATGTTGCTAAACCTAAAAACTGGAATGACACAAATGCTTTTCGCTTAGGTGTTACTCAAGAATTAGATAGTATGACTTTGATGGCGGGTGCTGTTTATGATGAATCACCAGTTCCAGATGAGACTATAGGCTTTGAACTTCCTGATTCAAACTCTATCTCAGTATCTTTGGGTGGGCGTTATCAAATAAATGATAAACTAGACTTTGGATTGTCTGCTCTTTACTCTATGAGAGAGAGTAGAAGTGTTAAAAATGATAGTTTAGATGGCGAATTTTCAGATGGTAACGTACTTATAGTTTCCACAGGAATAGGTTATAAATTTTAAGGATTTAATTGAAAATATTAGTTGATTTTTTACAAAATAAAAAAATAGATAAGTCTCAAATATTTGCACAACTAAAATGTAGTGTAAATGAGGCGTTAATGCTTCAAAATTTAGCAAAAAAATATATGGAAGGTCAAGATGATGTACTTGTCTTGGAGTTATTAAGTGAACTTTTTGCAAGTAATAGTTTTGAGCATCTAGAGCATTTAAAAGAGGTAAAAGTACTTTTAGAGTTAGGTTGGATACATCAACAGAGTTTTGCTCCTGTAAAAGTGTCAGAAATTACACCATTAGAACTATTAAATACAGCGGTTGGCTTAACTCCCTCTTTTTTAAAACTTCTTCAAGATGGTGCTAGTGAAGTTGACTTACCAGATATAAAACCATATACTGACCACTTAGAGTATCTTCAAGATCAATTTTTTCGTATAGAACTTTATCAAAAAATGAGTACTATTCGTCAAGATGTTCATGAGCACTCTTTAGGCATAGATAGAATACAGCATAAACTTCAGTTATTAGAAAAAAGAATAGCTCAAAGAGTTGAGCAAACTTCCGAAAAACTTGTCTTAGATAAATTCTTTAAACAAAAAAAGTTTCAAATCAAAGAAGAGATTATATTTTTAGCACTTCTGCGTGAAGAATATAGTTCTACGGATACATCTTTGAGAGAGATGAATGCACTTATAGATTTAATCTCTTTAGATGAGTATGAGCGTATAAAAAATCGTTCACTTTTAGAAGAGGGATCAAGTCTTTTAAATGATGGAATAATTGATTATGAAGAGATGTTAAATCCATTTGGTGGCATCTCAAGGGCTTTTTATATAGTAGATGAAGTTCTTCAAAGTATCATTCATCCACAAAAAAATAAAAAAGTTAGAAGATTAAAACTAAATGCACTTATAGATGATCAAGATATTTTTGAACTTATAGAGCCTGAAACATCCTTAGAAGATGTAGTTCTTGCACAAGAGACACAAACAACACTTCAAAACCTAATGCGTCAAGTAGATAAAGAAGTTATAAATCGTTTAGTTGCTTGGGGTATCAAAGACAAAAAAAGCGGTATAGATGCAAGGATAATTTTTTATGGACATGCTGGAACTGGTAAAACAATGACAGCCTACTCTTTAGCAAAATCTTTAAAACGTCAAGTTTTAGCTTTTGATTGTTCAAAAATTCTTTCTATGTATGTGGGAGAAAGTGAAAAAAATGTTCGTAAAATTTTTGATACATTTTATGATTTAAGTGAAAAAACAAAATCAGAACCAATTTTGTTACTAAATGAAGCAGATCAATTTTTAGGTGCAAGATCTAGCGGGGTAACAAGCGGGTCTGATCAGATGCACAATCAGATGCAAAATATCTTTTTAGAACAAATTGAAAACTTTAGAGGTATGCTTATAGCTACAACAAATTTGCTTGAAAACATAGACAAAGCTTTCTCAAGACGTTTTAATTATAAGATAGAGTTTAAAAAACCAAATGAAACACAAAGAGTAGAACTATGGGAGAAGATGCTTCCTGTTAATGCTCCTTATGAGGAATCTTTTGATTTTAAAGAACTTGCAAAGTACTCTTTAACGGGTGGTCAAATTAGTTTGATAATAAAAAATACAGCATATAAAGTTGCTGTAACTGAAAATCCTATCTTTACTTTAGAAGATTTTATAAGTGAAATTAAAAGAGAAAAAGATGCAAACTTTGATAGTGAAAAATCTATGGGATTTTTAAATAAGTAAAATATAAAGAAGATTTTGAAATGTACTTTAATATTAAGCAAAGTCTTTATCATCTATAAATTTTGTTAGAGAATTTGCAAAAAGTGCAAAAGATTAAAAGGAATTCATAATGATTACAAGAAATAGGATAACTTGGAAATATTTTGACTTTGAATGCACAACGGTAGCATTAGCAGCAAGCATAAATGACATAGAAAACTTTGAGGCAAAGCAAAAAGAATCT is a window of uncultured Sulfurimonas sp. DNA encoding:
- a CDS encoding outer membrane protein transport protein; the encoded protein is MKKIALLSLVASSMLMAGGYKIPETSLNAVALSAANIAHTKSADAAYYNPANMVFMEDKNHLEADLTYIGLDAIKYKGSIITPKSATVVAGQDLDSKSEKFLVPSIHYVSGKAGETRIGLSITAPGGLSKRWDKEPARTSAEEFTLEIVEINPTVAIPINDKVAFAFGFRIVHTSGVVKSSGTSEVNATPPLYSTLTRDLTGDSIDYGYNFALAYKPTKDLEMAFTYRSQVNLTVEGDAKLSSTAVPAGLIPAGSYDGIASVTIPLPATASLALAYTFPSKTTVEFVYERNMWSAYKDLDFDYDGTITHPILTSAFDVAKPKNWNDTNAFRLGVTQELDSMTLMAGAVYDESPVPDETIGFELPDSNSISVSLGGRYQINDKLDFGLSALYSMRESRSVKNDSLDGEFSDGNVLIVSTGIGYKF
- a CDS encoding ATP-binding protein — its product is MKILVDFLQNKKIDKSQIFAQLKCSVNEALMLQNLAKKYMEGQDDVLVLELLSELFASNSFEHLEHLKEVKVLLELGWIHQQSFAPVKVSEITPLELLNTAVGLTPSFLKLLQDGASEVDLPDIKPYTDHLEYLQDQFFRIELYQKMSTIRQDVHEHSLGIDRIQHKLQLLEKRIAQRVEQTSEKLVLDKFFKQKKFQIKEEIIFLALLREEYSSTDTSLREMNALIDLISLDEYERIKNRSLLEEGSSLLNDGIIDYEEMLNPFGGISRAFYIVDEVLQSIIHPQKNKKVRRLKLNALIDDQDIFELIEPETSLEDVVLAQETQTTLQNLMRQVDKEVINRLVAWGIKDKKSGIDARIIFYGHAGTGKTMTAYSLAKSLKRQVLAFDCSKILSMYVGESEKNVRKIFDTFYDLSEKTKSEPILLLNEADQFLGARSSGVTSGSDQMHNQMQNIFLEQIENFRGMLIATTNLLENIDKAFSRRFNYKIEFKKPNETQRVELWEKMLPVNAPYEESFDFKELAKYSLTGGQISLIIKNTAYKVAVTENPIFTLEDFISEIKREKDANFDSEKSMGFLNK
- a CDS encoding site-specific integrase, with product MARGDGKLYLRGNTIWVRGSINGKLYRRTTDKTYSSLTKKWFETTKGIDVLKGILEEETSSLSLKNISLEKFGFEVINLTSERRGESSQKDTLRVFNKHILPYFRHYAMSDIKPIDIINFIRKLKEKMSEERVKRAKNILGSILSYAYDNDIIEKNPVDSKTVKDIKFNTNPKDNRVYTTDEVNLMLSKSYGWLRVFLEISFTSGLRVGEVMALKWSDITLENGLMLVSRSISKGKITEGSSGDKNHDRTIPLLPRTLKVLKNYYEVRPSNEWLFINKDSRPFRESKTIVDYHFKPFLESIGVEYKTLQANRRTYASIMSFGGSDLSQTKKIMGHSENSNTINKHYIKQGVLNNENYSNIANNSEDIFNRMIGAK
- the nfo gene encoding deoxyribonuclease IV gives rise to the protein MTSKKFVGAHTSASGGVFNAVTNAQKIGAKAFALFTKNQRQWVAKDLDAQTIDKFKYALQESGILPKHVLPHDSYLINLGHPEVDKLEKSRLAFVDELQRCEQLGLDRLNFHPGSHLKLISEDECLRVISESINMALDKTDSVKAVIENTAGQGSNLGYTFEQLAQIIDKVEDKSRVGICIDTCHMFVAGYDIRTREAYDKTWNDFGNIVGFEYLMGMHINDSKPPLGSKKDRHHSIGKGEIGLDAFGFIMNDDRMNDIPLILETIDDSIWKEEIELLYSLEN